A genomic segment from Bos mutus isolate GX-2022 chromosome 27, NWIPB_WYAK_1.1, whole genome shotgun sequence encodes:
- the ZNF703 gene encoding zinc finger protein 703, translating to MSDSPAGSNPRTPESSGSGSGGGGKRPAAVSLLPPADPLRQANRLPIRVLKMLSAHTGHLLHPEYLQPLSSTPVSPIELDAKKSPLALLAQTCSQIGKPDPPPSSKLNSVAAANGLGAEKDPGRSASGAASASAALKQLGDSPAEDKSSFKPYSKGSGGGDSRKDSGSSSVSSSSSSSSSLSPGDKAGFRVPSAACTPFPPHGAPVSASSSSSSPGGSRGGSPHHSDCKTGASGELDKKDQESKPSPEPAAVSRSSSGDPGPHGGGGGGEPGASGRKSEPPSALVGAGHVAPVSPYKPGHSVFPLPPSSIGYHGSIVGAYAGYPSQFVPGLDPSKSGLVGGQLSGGLGLPPGKPPSSSPLTGASPPSFLQGLCRDPYCLGGYHGASHLGGSGCSTCSAHDPAGPGLKAGGYPLVYPGHPLQPAALSSSAAQAALPGHPLYTYGFMLQNEPLPHSCNWVAASGPCDKRFATSEELLSHLRTHTALPGAEKLLATYPGASGLGSAAAAAAAAASCHLHLPPPAAPGSPGSLSLRSPHTLGLSRYHPYGKSHLSTAGGLAVPSLPTAGPYYSPYALYGQRLASASALGYQ from the exons ATGAGCGATTCGCCCGCTGGATCTAACCCAAGGACACCCGAGAGCAGCGGtagcggcagcggcggcggtgGGAAGAGGCCGGCGGCGGTGTCCCTCTTGCCCCCGGCGGACCCCCTGCGCCAGGCGAACCGGCTCCCCATCCGGGTACTGAAGATGCTGAGCGCTCACACCGGCCACCTCCTGCACCCGGAGTACCTGCAGCCGCTGTCCTCCACGCCCGTGAGCCCCATCGAG CTGGACGCCAAGAAGAGTCCTTTGGCGTTGCTGGCCCAGACTTGCTCGCAGATCGGCAAGCCGGACCCGCCGCCCTCGTCCAAGCTCAACTCGGTAGCGGCGGCCAACGGGCTGGGAGCGGAGAAGGACCCCGGCCGCTCGGCCTCCGGCGCCGCCTCGGCCTCTGCGGCGCTCAAGCAGCTGGGGGACTCCCCGGCCGAGGACAAGTCCAGCTTCAAGCCCTACTCCAAGGGTTCCGGGGGCGGCGACTCCCGCAAGGACAGCGGCTCCTCCTCCGtgtcctccagctcctccagctcctcctccttgTCCCCGGGAGACAAGGCGGGCTTCAGGGTGCCCAGCGCCGCCTGCACGCCCTTCCCCCCGCATGGAGCGCCGGTCTCCGCTTCGTCGTCCTCGTCCTCCCCTGGCGGTTCCCGGGGCGGCTCCCCGCACCACTCTGACTGCAAGACCGGGGCCAGCGGGGAGCTGGATAAGAAAGACCAGGAGTCCAAGCCCAGCCCGGAGCCGGCGGCCGTGAGCCGCAGCAGCAGCGGGGACCCCGGCCCTcacggcggtggcggcggcggcgagccCGGGGCCTCCGGGCGCAAGTCGGAGCCGCCCTCCGCGCTGGTGGGGGCCGGCCACGTGGCGCCGGTGTCGCCCTACAAGCCGGGTCACTCGGtgttccctctgcctccctccagcaTCGGCTACCACGGCTCCATCGTGGGCGCCTACGCCGGCTACCCGTCTCAGTTCGTGCCTGGCCTGGATCCCAGCAAGTCTGGCCTCGTGGGAGGCCAGCTGTCGGGGGGTCTGGGCCTGCCGCCGGGCAAGCCCCCCAGCTCCAGCCCGCTCACCGGGGCCTCCCCACCGTCCTTCCTGCAGGGATTATGCCGAGACCCCTACTGCCTGGGAGGTTACCACGGCGCCTCGCACCTCGGCGGCTCGGGCTGCTCCACGTGCAGCGCGCACGACCCGGCCGGGCCCGGCCTGAAGGCGGGGGGCTACCCGCTGGTGTACCCGGGGCACCCGCTGCAGCCGGCTGCGCTCTCGTCCAGCGCCGCCCAGGCGGCGCTCCCGGGCCACCCGCTCTACACCTACGGCTTCATGCTGCAGAACGAACCGCTGCCGCACAGCTGCAACTGGGTGGCGGCCAGCGGGCCGTGCGACAAGCGCTTCGCCACCTCCGAGGAGCTGCTCAGCCACCTGCGGACTCACACAGCCCTGCCCGGCGCCGAGAAACTTCTGGCCACCTACCCGGGGGCCTCAGGCCTGGGCAGCGCCGCCGCGGCCGCTGCGGCCGCCGCCTCCTGCCACCTGCACCtgcccccgcccgccgcccccggCAGCCCGGGGTCGCTGTCCTTGAGGAGTCCACACACTTTGGGGCTAAGCCGGTACCACCCGTACGGCAAGAGCCACTTGTCCACAGCCGGGGGCCTGGCCGTGCCGTCGCTGCCCACAGCCGGACCCTACTACTCACCGTACGCGCTGTACGGACAGAGACTGGCCTCCGCCTCGGCACTCGGGTACCAGTAA